In the genome of Streptomyces sp. NBC_00433, the window CCCGGCCATCCCCGACACCTGCCAGTGGGGCATCTTCCTGCGGAACCACGACGAGCTGACCCTCGAAATGGTCACCGACGAGGAACGCGACTACATGTACGCGGAATACGCCAAGGACCCGCGCATGCGGGCGAACATCGGCATCCGCCGGCGACTGGCGCCGCTGCTCGACAACGACCGCAACCAGATCGAGCTGTTCACCGCGCTGCTGCTGTCCCTGCCCGGCTCGCCCATTCTCTACTACGGCGACGAGATCGGCATGGGCGACAACATCTGGCTGGGCGACCGGGACGGTGTGCGCACCCCCATGCAGTGGACGCCCGACCGCAATGCCGGGTTCTCCTCCAGCGACCCCGGCCGGCTCTTCCTGCCGACCATCATGGACCCGGTCTACGGCTACCAGGTCACCAACGTCGAGGCGCAGATGAGTTCACCCAGCTCACTGCTGCACTGGACCCGGCGGATGATCGAGATCCGCAAGCAGAACCGCGCGTTCGGCCTCGGCTCGTACACCGAGCTGCCGTCGAGCAACCCGGCCGTGCTGGCCTTCCTCCGGGAGGACGGCGACGACCTGGTGCTGTGCGTGAACAACTTCTCACGGTTCGCCCAGCCCACCGAGCTGGACCTGCGTCGCTACGCGGGCCGCCACCCGGTGGAGCTCATCGGCGGGGTCCGCTTCCCGGCGATCGGCCAGCTGCCGTACCTGCTCACCCTCGCGGGCCACGGCTTCTACTGGTTCCGGCTGCGCCGCAACGCGTCATGACGGCGGGGGGCCGGCCGGTCCGGCCCCCCGCGCCCGATGGGCCCCCGAGAGCGCGCCCGAGTAGCGGGCCTGACGCACCTTTGGCAGTATCCAGAGGTATCCGGACGCATCCTCGCGTAACCGGATTCACCCGGACGTACCCCCGCTCGCAGCAGGGCGGGCTCCGCCGGGCCGACCGCACGACCGGTGCGCCAAGTGGCAACCGGAACGTTACGCGGGCGGGCCGTACGGCGGTTTCCTGTCACCCGCCCGGGGCAGGCTCCCCGTGTCGCCGGACAGCCCGAACCCGTCATCCGGGAGGCTGGCGCCCCTGTCGCTCGTCAAGGCGGCCGGGTGCGCGACTCCCCGGGGAAAGGACGTCATGTCGGACAGCTCCTGGACCCGTGTCCCCCCCGTGCCCTCCACCACCCCCGGGGCCCGCCCCGCCGTCCCCGACCCACCCGTCCCCACCGCCGATCCCGGCCTGCTGCGCTCGCTGGAACCGCTGCTGCGCAGCTGGCTGCCGCGGCAGCGCTGGTTCGCCGGCAAGGGGCTGCCGATCGGCGGCTTCCGGCTGGCCGCGGCGACCGAGCTGCTGCCGCCCGGCGGCCGGCTCGGACCGCTCGGGCTGCTGCACGTCCTGGTGGACGTCGAGCAGCCGGGGCGCCCCGCCGACTGCTACCAACTGCTGCTCGGCGCGCATCCGCTGCTGCCGTCCGCCCTGGTGCGCACCGCGCTGGGCCCGGCCGTCGGCGGCCCCTACGACGGACTGACCCTCTACGACGCCCCGCACGACCCCCGGCTGGCCGCGCTGCTGCTTGAACGGCTCAGGCTGCCCGGCCGCACCGGGCGGCTGCGCTTCACCGCCGAGCCGCACGCGGTCTTCCCACCCGGGCTCATCCCGCGGGTCTCGACCGCGGAGCAGTCCAACACCTCCGTCGTCTACGGCGACACCTACATCCTCAAGCTCTTCCGCCGCGTCTCCCCCGGCACCAACCCCGACCTGGAGCTGTCGCTCGCCCTGGCCAGGGCCGGGTCGCGGCGGGTCGCCGAGCCGGTGGCGTGGTTCGAGTCGCTGGAGCCCGGCCCCGGGCCCGCGGCCGAGGAGCCCACCACGCTCGGCGTGCTCCAGCGCTTCCTGCCGGGCTCGTCCGACGGCTGGGCGCTGGCACTGGCCTCCGTCGCCGAGGACGGCGACTTCCGCGCCGAGGCGGCGGCGCTCGGCGGCGCCACCGCCGAGGTGCACGCCTCGCTCGCCGCGGCGCTGCCGGTGCGGGCGCTGGACGGCGCGGCGCTGGAGCGCATCGCGGCGGGCATGGCCCGCCGCCTGGACGAGACCGCCGCCGAAGTACCCGCGGTACGCCCCTACGCCGACGCGCTGCGGTCCGCCTTCGACGACCTGGCCAAGCTCGGCGCCGTCACGCTCCCCGGCTCCGCGGTCACCGCCCAGCGCATCCACGGCGACCTCCACCTCGGCCAGGCGCTGCGCGGGCCGGGCGGGGAGTGGGTGCTCATCGACTTCGAGGGCGAGCCCGCCCGCCCGCTGGCCGAACGCCGCGGGGCGGCGCCGCCGGTGCAGGACGTGGCCGGCATGCTGCGGTCCTTCGACTACGCCGCCCACCACAGCGGCAACGGCCCCTGGGCGGCCAGGCACCGGGACGCCTACTGCACGGGCTACGCTGCCGTCTCCGGCACCGACCCGCGCGAACAGCCCGTGCTGATACGGGCCTTCGAGACGGACAAGGCGGTCTACGAAGCCCGCTACGAGGCCCGGCACCGGCCTGCCTGGCTCCCCATCCCCCTCTCGGCCCTGGCCCGCCTGTCCACGACCGCACCCCGATGAAGCCGCCGTCGGCCCGGCCGACCCCGACCCCTTACCCGCCCGCACCTGACCGTCCGCACCGCCCGAGGAGAAGCCGCCCGTGACCCACGAACCGACCGCCCCCGACGGCGCCCTCCCCGAGGCCACAGCCCGCGGCTACACCCCTGCCACCCCCCACCCCGCCGCTTCCGGCAGCGCCCCGAAGCCCGCTGCTGCCCCGGAGAGCGCGCTTCCGGGCCGCGGTCCTGCTGCCCCGGAGGGCACGCTTCAGGGGCGCCGTCCCGCCACTGCCGCAGAGGGCACCCCTCAGGGGCGCGGGGAACTGCGCGACCAGCCCACCGCCGGCCGCCGGTCCGGAACCGACAGCAACAGCCCCACCGGTCCGGTGCCGACCCGCGCCAGCGCGGCGGCCGAGCGCGCGGTTCCCCGGGCCCCTGACAACCCGGCGCCTGAGCGCAGAAGCACCCCGGCAGGGGAAGGCCTCGTGCCAGAACGCAACAGCACCCCCGCAGGGGGCCTGGCAGGGGACACCCTCGGAGCGGAGGACCGCCGGCGGCTGCTCGCGGGAGAGCACCACGACCCCCACGCCCTCCTCGGCGCGCACCCCGAGAAGCAGGGCGTCAGGGTCCGGGCGCTGCGCCCGTATGCGACCGGGGTGGCGGTGGTCACCGCGAACGGCGACCGAGTCGACATGGCCGAGGACGGCGACGGCCTCTTCTCGGCACTGCTCCCGGGGGCCGAGGTCCCCGCCTACCGCCTGGCCGTGGCCTACGACGGCGCCGACGAGATCCTCACCGAGGACCCCTACCGCTTCCTGCCGTCGCTGGGCGAGCTGGACGTCCACCTCATCGGCGAGGGCCGCCACGAGCAGCTGTGGAAGGCCCTCGGCTCCGAGCCGATGACGCACGCCGGTGTGACCGGCACCCGGTTTGCCGTGTGGGCGCCGAACGCCCGCGGTGTCCGGCTCGCCGCCGACTTCACCTTCTGGGACGGCACCTCGCTGCCGATGCGCTCGCTCGGCTCCTCCGGCGTGTGGGAGCTGTTCGTGCCGGGCGTCGGCCCGGGGACGGCGTACAAGTACGACATCGCGCACCCGGACGGCTCGCACGGCATGAAGGCCGACCCGATGGCCCGCGCGACCGAGGTGCCGCCGGCGACCGCGTCGGTGGTGACGGAGTCGGCGTACGAGTGGCACGACGCGGACTGGATGGGCCGCCGCGCGGACACCCCCGTGCACCGCGCGCCCTTCTCGGTCTACGAGGTGCATCTGCCGTCCTGGCGGCCGGGGCTGGGCTACCGCGAGCTGGCCGAGCAGCTGACGGCGTACGTCAAGGACCTGGGCTTCACGCATGTGGAGCTGATGCCGGTCGCCGGGCACCCCTTCAGCGGGTCGTGGGGCTACCAGGTGACGTCGTACTACGCCCCGATGCCGGGGCTCGGTTCGCCGGACGACTTCCGGTACCTGGTGGACGCGCTGCACGGGGCCGGCATCGGCGTGATCATGGACTGGGTGCCCGCGCACTTCCCCAAGGACGACTGGGCGCTGGCG includes:
- a CDS encoding maltokinase — its product is MSDSSWTRVPPVPSTTPGARPAVPDPPVPTADPGLLRSLEPLLRSWLPRQRWFAGKGLPIGGFRLAAATELLPPGGRLGPLGLLHVLVDVEQPGRPADCYQLLLGAHPLLPSALVRTALGPAVGGPYDGLTLYDAPHDPRLAALLLERLRLPGRTGRLRFTAEPHAVFPPGLIPRVSTAEQSNTSVVYGDTYILKLFRRVSPGTNPDLELSLALARAGSRRVAEPVAWFESLEPGPGPAAEEPTTLGVLQRFLPGSSDGWALALASVAEDGDFRAEAAALGGATAEVHASLAAALPVRALDGAALERIAAGMARRLDETAAEVPAVRPYADALRSAFDDLAKLGAVTLPGSAVTAQRIHGDLHLGQALRGPGGEWVLIDFEGEPARPLAERRGAAPPVQDVAGMLRSFDYAAHHSGNGPWAARHRDAYCTGYAAVSGTDPREQPVLIRAFETDKAVYEARYEARHRPAWLPIPLSALARLSTTAPR